The following coding sequences lie in one Polynucleobacter asymbioticus genomic window:
- the dksA gene encoding RNA polymerase-binding protein DksA yields the protein MSEKDYMNAAQLDFFRQKLLTLKDDILKNASETTEHLRENILVPDPADRATIEEEHALELRTRDRERKLLKKVEQALARIESGDYGWCEETGEPIGLNRLIARPTANLSLEAQERRELRQKLFGD from the coding sequence ATGTCCGAAAAGGACTATATGAATGCAGCTCAGCTCGATTTTTTCCGTCAAAAGCTTCTGACCTTAAAAGACGATATTTTGAAAAATGCTTCTGAAACTACAGAGCATTTACGTGAAAACATTTTGGTTCCTGATCCTGCGGATCGTGCAACGATTGAAGAAGAGCACGCTCTTGAGTTGCGCACACGCGATCGTGAGCGCAAGCTGTTGAAAAAAGTAGAGCAGGCTTTGGCTCGTATTGAGTCTGGTGATTACGGTTGGTGTGAAGAAACTGGTGAGCCAATTGGTTTGAACCGTTTAATTGCACGCCCAACAGCCAATCTTTCTCTCGAGGCACAAGAGCGTCGTGAGCTTCGTCAAAAGTTGTTTGGCGATTAA
- the metW gene encoding methionine biosynthesis protein MetW: MKRADFAAIANWIAPNSEVLDLGCGDGSFLEYLQKQKPVHAYGVEIDDARVLSCVQKGLNVIQQNLEGGLALFENHSFDTVVLSQTLQTIHETEKILREVVRVGKESIVSFPNFGHWSHRLAVGFGRMPVSKSLPYQWYNTPNVRVLTVADFEKLASSLGLQILDQCILHEGRQVTLMPNLFGSLALFRVRRA; encoded by the coding sequence ATGAAGCGCGCAGACTTTGCCGCAATAGCGAATTGGATTGCGCCCAATAGTGAAGTGTTGGATCTTGGCTGTGGTGACGGAAGCTTCTTGGAGTATTTGCAAAAGCAAAAACCGGTGCACGCTTATGGAGTTGAAATTGATGATGCGCGCGTGCTGTCTTGTGTACAAAAAGGCTTGAACGTCATTCAGCAAAATCTGGAAGGCGGCTTAGCGCTCTTTGAGAATCATAGCTTTGATACGGTAGTGCTTTCCCAGACATTACAAACCATTCATGAAACTGAAAAGATCTTGCGTGAAGTGGTTCGAGTTGGTAAAGAGTCGATTGTTTCATTTCCAAACTTTGGCCATTGGTCTCATCGCCTGGCTGTTGGCTTTGGTCGCATGCCTGTCTCTAAGAGCTTGCCATACCAGTGGTACAACACACCTAACGTACGTGTTCTCACGGTGGCCGATTTTGAAAAGCTAGCTTCGAGCTTGGGCTTGCAGATACTGGATCAATGCATTTTGCATGAGGGTCGTCAGGTTACTTTGATGCCTAATCTTTTTGGAAGCCTAGCGCTGTTCCGCGTTCGACGTGCTTAG
- a CDS encoding AmpG family muropeptide MFS transporter, translating into MLSSAQSWLKDFRVYLEWPCLRMLFLGFSAGLPLLLILGTLSFWLREAGIDRSTIGYLTWVGLIYAFKWMWAPLVDRLSIPLLSNLFGRRRGWLLFAQLLIVLGLVGMASIDPKVQLTPIVWCALLVAFGSATQDIALDAFRIESADSDHQAALAATYQTGYRLALIWSGAGVLWLAARAESGLTGYDPAAWQFAYLCMALSIGVGVVTTLFSKEPIRIELAKARNTRAWLHQTLIEPFADFIKRYGWHAILILSLIAIYRISDVVMGIMANPFYVDMGYTKDEVAAVSKVFGVVMTLVGAFVGGVLTLRFGVMRILFLGAILSAVSNLLFAWLATQGHDLHGLIWVISADNLSSGIATAAFIAFLSALTNIQYSATQYALFSSMMLLLPKWLAGFSGVFVNNFGYSNFFISTAIIGAPVLILIWLTIQFKVVEFKKHDSQVAK; encoded by the coding sequence GTGCTTAGTAGCGCCCAGTCCTGGCTGAAAGACTTTCGGGTTTATCTCGAATGGCCATGTCTTCGAATGCTCTTCTTGGGCTTTTCTGCAGGCCTACCCCTACTACTGATTTTAGGAACACTCAGCTTTTGGTTAAGAGAGGCGGGTATTGATCGCAGCACCATTGGTTACCTCACTTGGGTTGGCTTAATCTACGCGTTTAAGTGGATGTGGGCCCCTCTGGTAGATCGACTATCCATTCCCTTGCTATCCAATTTATTTGGCAGAAGGCGTGGCTGGCTGCTGTTTGCGCAGTTGCTGATTGTTCTGGGTCTAGTGGGTATGGCAAGTATTGATCCCAAGGTTCAGTTGACGCCGATTGTGTGGTGCGCGCTCCTAGTCGCTTTTGGTTCTGCAACCCAAGACATTGCATTAGATGCTTTTCGTATTGAGTCTGCCGATAGCGACCATCAGGCCGCATTGGCTGCGACCTATCAAACAGGTTATCGCCTCGCATTGATTTGGTCTGGTGCCGGTGTTCTCTGGTTGGCTGCCCGCGCTGAATCTGGTCTTACTGGCTACGACCCAGCTGCATGGCAATTTGCTTATCTTTGCATGGCGCTCTCGATTGGTGTGGGTGTTGTCACCACTTTGTTTAGTAAAGAGCCCATTCGCATTGAGCTTGCAAAAGCCCGTAATACAAGGGCATGGCTACATCAAACCCTCATTGAGCCCTTTGCAGATTTCATCAAGCGCTATGGCTGGCATGCTATTTTGATTTTGTCCTTAATCGCCATCTATCGTATTAGTGATGTAGTGATGGGCATTATGGCCAATCCGTTTTACGTAGACATGGGTTACACCAAAGATGAAGTTGCAGCAGTTAGTAAGGTTTTTGGTGTGGTGATGACCTTAGTGGGCGCATTCGTGGGCGGCGTGCTCACTTTGCGCTTTGGTGTCATGCGCATCTTGTTCTTGGGCGCAATTTTATCGGCCGTCAGCAATTTATTATTTGCTTGGCTTGCGACACAGGGCCATGACTTGCATGGGCTGATCTGGGTTATCTCTGCTGACAATCTCAGTTCCGGAATTGCTACAGCTGCGTTTATCGCATTCCTATCAGCGCTGACAAACATTCAATATTCCGCAACCCAGTACGCATTATTTAGTTCGATGATGCTCTTATTACCAAAGTGGTTAGCTGGATTCTCAGGCGTATTTGTAAATAACTTTGGCTATTCAAACTTTTTTATTAGTACTGCAATTATTGGTGCACCAGTATTAATTCTGATTTGGCTCACTATTCAATTCAAAGTAGTGGAGTTTAAAAAGCACGATTCACAAGTCGCTAAATAG
- a CDS encoding exodeoxyribonuclease III — protein sequence MLRIISANLNGIRSAVKKGFLPWVVKQKADFVCMQELKAQQDDLESAILNPDGLHGFFHHAEKKGYSGCGIYTPHKPDEVLYGYGNEEFDAEGRYVEARFKNLSVISVYMPSGSSSPERQEAKYRYLDSFLPHLVELKNSGREIVLCGDVNIAHNEIDLKNWKGNLKNSGFLPEERAWLSNLFGKVGYVDVYRKLEPEAAESCYTWWSNRGQAYAKNVGWRIDYHITTPGIAASAKNTAVYKDERFSDHAPLTVDYDWSI from the coding sequence ATGTTACGCATCATTTCTGCCAACCTCAACGGTATCCGTTCTGCAGTCAAAAAAGGCTTTCTGCCTTGGGTTGTAAAGCAAAAAGCAGACTTTGTCTGTATGCAGGAGCTCAAAGCTCAACAGGACGATTTGGAGAGTGCCATCCTTAATCCAGATGGCCTGCATGGCTTCTTTCATCATGCTGAGAAAAAGGGTTACAGCGGTTGTGGCATCTATACCCCTCACAAGCCTGATGAGGTGCTCTATGGCTATGGCAATGAAGAGTTTGATGCTGAGGGGCGCTATGTAGAGGCCCGCTTCAAGAATCTCTCAGTAATCTCGGTATATATGCCCTCAGGCTCAAGCTCGCCAGAAAGGCAGGAGGCGAAATATCGTTATCTAGATTCTTTCTTGCCACACCTAGTGGAGCTCAAAAATTCAGGGCGTGAGATTGTGCTGTGCGGGGATGTCAATATTGCCCATAACGAGATTGACCTCAAAAACTGGAAAGGCAACCTAAAGAATTCAGGATTTTTACCCGAAGAGCGCGCTTGGCTAAGCAACTTATTTGGCAAAGTCGGTTACGTAGATGTCTATAGAAAGCTAGAGCCCGAAGCAGCAGAGTCCTGCTACACCTGGTGGAGTAATCGGGGTCAAGCTTATGCAAAGAACGTGGGCTGGCGCATCGACTATCACATCACCACACCAGGGATTGCAGCAAGCGCCAAAAATACTGCTGTATATAAAGATGAGCGCTTCTCAGATCACGCTCCACTCACAGTGGATTACGACTGGTCTATTTAG
- the argB gene encoding acetylglutamate kinase encodes MTKQSPSISEISPLLKAEILAEALPYIRAYHGKTIVIKYGGNAMVEERLKESFARDVILLKLVGMNPVVVHGGGPQIDEALKKIGKTGTFIQGMRVTDEETMEVVEWVLGGEVQQDIVMLINHFGGQAVGLTGKDGGLIRAKKMFVADEKKAGATIDLGFVGEIEAINPAVVKALQDDAFIPVISPIGFSEEGQAYNINADLVAGKMAEILHAEKLVMMTNIPGVMDKNGTLLTDLTAREIDGLFADGTISGGMLPKISSALDAAKSGVNSVHIIDGRIEHSLLLEILTEQAFGTMIRSR; translated from the coding sequence ATGACCAAGCAATCTCCATCTATTAGCGAAATCTCCCCTTTACTGAAGGCGGAGATTTTGGCCGAGGCCTTGCCTTATATTCGTGCGTACCACGGTAAGACTATCGTGATTAAGTATGGTGGGAATGCAATGGTTGAGGAGCGCCTTAAAGAAAGTTTTGCGCGCGATGTCATCTTGCTGAAACTGGTTGGTATGAACCCAGTCGTCGTTCATGGTGGTGGACCGCAAATTGATGAGGCCCTCAAGAAGATTGGTAAGACCGGCACCTTCATTCAAGGTATGCGTGTAACTGATGAAGAAACCATGGAAGTGGTGGAGTGGGTCCTCGGCGGTGAGGTGCAGCAAGACATCGTGATGTTGATCAATCACTTTGGCGGCCAGGCCGTTGGTTTGACTGGTAAAGACGGTGGTTTGATTCGGGCGAAGAAAATGTTTGTTGCCGATGAAAAGAAGGCTGGTGCAACGATTGATTTAGGTTTTGTTGGCGAAATCGAAGCCATTAATCCGGCAGTGGTTAAAGCATTGCAAGACGATGCCTTTATTCCGGTGATCTCCCCAATTGGATTTAGCGAAGAAGGTCAGGCATACAACATTAATGCTGACTTGGTGGCTGGCAAGATGGCGGAAATTCTTCATGCAGAGAAATTGGTCATGATGACCAACATTCCTGGTGTGATGGATAAAAATGGCACGCTCTTAACAGACCTGACCGCACGTGAAATTGATGGCCTCTTTGCTGATGGCACGATTTCTGGCGGTATGTTGCCAAAAATTTCTTCTGCATTAGATGCGGCCAAGAGTGGCGTGAATTCTGTTCATATTATTGATGGCCGAATTGAGCACTCTTTGTTGTTAGAAATTCTGACAGAGCAAGCTTTTGGAACAATGATTCGCTCTCGTTAA
- the dapF gene encoding diaminopimelate epimerase — translation MHGAGNDFIVLNGIDQDLGGITREQWQKLAHRQFGIGADQILLVEKATRPDADFRYRIFNSDGGEVEQCGNGSRCFVRFVLDQGLSTKNPLRVEVAHTVLTLRSHDDGQVEVDMGAPIFEHSQIPFNANGLASKQEFHEMLYALPIATPAPHDSWIGVVSMGNPHAVQVVGDVDSAPVLEEGPSIEKDAAFPKRVNAGYMQILNRNEIKLRVYERGAGETLACGTGACAAVVSGIRRGLLDSPVKVHTRGGDLIVAWGGMINEVAQSVIMTGPAITVFEGETAI, via the coding sequence ATGCATGGTGCCGGCAATGATTTCATTGTGCTCAATGGGATTGATCAAGATCTCGGTGGCATTACACGTGAGCAGTGGCAAAAACTAGCTCATCGCCAATTTGGAATTGGTGCTGATCAAATTCTGCTGGTTGAAAAAGCCACACGTCCTGATGCTGATTTTCGTTATCGTATTTTTAATTCTGATGGCGGTGAAGTTGAGCAATGCGGTAATGGTTCACGTTGCTTTGTTCGCTTTGTACTTGACCAAGGCCTTTCCACAAAGAACCCTTTGCGCGTAGAGGTAGCGCATACCGTTCTCACCTTGAGATCTCATGATGATGGTCAAGTAGAGGTGGATATGGGCGCGCCGATTTTTGAGCACAGCCAAATTCCTTTTAACGCAAACGGCTTAGCAAGTAAGCAAGAGTTCCATGAGATGCTCTATGCGCTGCCGATTGCTACGCCCGCTCCACACGACAGCTGGATCGGCGTTGTATCGATGGGTAACCCCCATGCCGTGCAAGTAGTCGGTGATGTTGATAGCGCGCCCGTACTCGAAGAAGGTCCATCGATCGAAAAGGATGCAGCATTTCCGAAAAGAGTTAACGCGGGCTATATGCAGATCCTTAATCGCAATGAAATCAAGTTGCGTGTCTACGAGCGTGGTGCTGGTGAGACTCTCGCTTGTGGCACTGGTGCGTGCGCTGCAGTAGTCTCGGGTATTCGTCGTGGTTTACTCGACTCCCCCGTCAAAGTACATACACGGGGTGGCGATTTGATAGTTGCCTGGGGTGGCATGATCAACGAAGTAGCTCAGAGCGTCATCATGACTGGGCCAGCCATTACCGTGTTCGAAGGCGAAACAGCAATCTAA
- the pyrE gene encoding orotate phosphoribosyltransferase — MSSKNSNQDNFIQFALEANVLSFGEFKTKAGRLSPYFFNAGGFNDGARLSALGRYYAKALQESGLQYDMLYGPAYKGITLAAATAIALADAGRNVPYAYNRKEAKDHGEGGSLVGAPVKGKVVIIDDVISAGTSVRESVKLIRDAGAEPAAVLIALDRMEKSGTATEIGDKSAVQAVEQEFGLPVVAIANLADLMAFLTASSNTELTNYLPAVKAYREKYGI; from the coding sequence ATGAGCTCAAAAAATTCTAATCAAGATAACTTTATTCAATTCGCCTTAGAGGCAAATGTTTTGTCGTTTGGGGAGTTTAAAACTAAAGCAGGGCGCCTTTCCCCTTATTTCTTTAATGCGGGTGGATTCAATGATGGTGCTCGCCTTAGTGCCTTAGGTCGTTATTACGCTAAAGCCCTGCAAGAATCTGGCCTGCAATACGACATGCTTTATGGGCCAGCCTATAAAGGCATCACTTTAGCTGCTGCCACTGCAATCGCTTTGGCCGATGCGGGCCGTAATGTGCCTTATGCCTATAACCGTAAAGAAGCCAAAGACCATGGTGAGGGCGGTTCATTGGTAGGTGCCCCAGTCAAAGGCAAAGTAGTCATCATTGACGATGTGATTTCAGCTGGGACTTCGGTGAGAGAGTCTGTAAAACTCATTCGCGATGCAGGTGCTGAACCAGCGGCGGTATTAATTGCTTTAGATCGTATGGAAAAATCAGGGACTGCTACGGAGATTGGCGATAAGTCCGCAGTGCAAGCTGTCGAACAAGAGTTTGGGTTGCCGGTAGTGGCAATTGCGAACTTGGCAGACTTGATGGCTTTCTTAACTGCTTCCAGCAATACCGAGTTAACTAACTATCTACCAGCAGTAAAAGCTTATCGCGAGAAATACGGGATTTAA
- a CDS encoding CobW family GTP-binding protein, translating into MMALIPVTILTGFLGSGKTTLLKHILTAEHGKKIAVIENEFGEENIDNDILVQDNQENIVQMSNGCICCTIRGDLVEALNALWEQRKDKKISFDRVVIETTGVANPGPVAQTFFMDDDVADHYVLDAVVTLVDAKHGPQQLTEHEEAQRQVGFADQIFITKTDLVTPAEVDALRNRLMHMNPRAPIQGISKGVVPLEAVLDLKGFNLNAKLDIDPHFLGQDDHDHANCGHDHSHDHHDHSTCGHDHSHDHHGHAGHTDRIQSFVFRSDKPFDHKKLEDFLGGILEVFGEKMLRYKGVLYVKGSNRKVVFQGVHQMMGSDMAGLWGTEPKQTRMVFIGIDLPKDTLLAGLEGCLV; encoded by the coding sequence ATGATGGCGTTAATTCCGGTAACAATTCTCACGGGCTTTTTAGGTAGCGGCAAAACCACTTTGCTCAAACACATCCTGACTGCTGAGCATGGCAAAAAAATAGCTGTGATTGAGAACGAGTTTGGTGAAGAGAATATTGATAACGACATCTTGGTTCAAGACAATCAAGAGAATATTGTGCAAATGAGCAATGGTTGTATTTGCTGCACTATTCGCGGTGACTTAGTTGAGGCGCTGAACGCTCTCTGGGAACAGCGCAAAGATAAAAAAATTAGCTTTGATCGCGTTGTCATTGAGACTACTGGTGTAGCCAATCCGGGCCCGGTGGCGCAAACATTCTTCATGGATGATGATGTCGCAGATCATTACGTATTAGATGCGGTGGTCACCCTTGTGGATGCCAAGCACGGCCCACAACAGCTGACTGAGCATGAAGAAGCGCAGCGTCAAGTAGGCTTTGCTGATCAAATCTTCATCACTAAGACCGATTTAGTAACGCCTGCTGAAGTGGATGCCTTACGTAATCGTTTGATGCACATGAATCCCCGCGCACCAATTCAGGGTATTTCTAAGGGGGTAGTTCCTTTGGAGGCTGTTTTGGATCTCAAGGGCTTTAATTTGAATGCGAAGCTCGACATTGATCCTCACTTCTTGGGGCAAGATGATCATGATCACGCTAATTGTGGCCACGATCACAGCCATGACCACCATGATCACAGCACTTGTGGGCACGACCATAGTCATGATCATCATGGCCATGCTGGGCATACAGACCGTATCCAATCCTTCGTTTTTCGTAGTGATAAACCCTTTGATCATAAAAAATTAGAGGACTTCCTGGGAGGCATTTTGGAGGTCTTTGGAGAGAAGATGTTGCGCTACAAAGGCGTGCTTTATGTGAAGGGTAGTAACCGAAAAGTTGTGTTCCAGGGCGTCCATCAGATGATGGGGAGCGATATGGCTGGTTTATGGGGCACCGAACCCAAGCAAACTCGCATGGTCTTTATTGGCATTGATTTGCCTAAAGACACCCTACTGGCTGGGCTTGAGGGCTGTTTGGTCTAG
- a CDS encoding tyrosine recombinase XerC, whose protein sequence is MSQAPADLHPLVQEYLHELHVLRQLSPHTLKAYRMDLGELQALATDDAVDLLKVTNAHVRRWAGRLHAKGKSSRTIARALSAWRGWYDWLTEKDARRDAQAGRVTANLVANPVDDVKAPKRLKSLPKALSVEQALSLVNQALKEAEEKKDLETIRDAAIIDLLYSSGLRLSELLGIDVMQSKDRQHESAGWLDWDAAEVTVLGKGGKRRSVPIGGPAMQSLKVWRTIRDQLEQADVSIALFISATGARLSPRTVQARLRTLAMRAGLPTHVHPHMMRHSFASHVLQSSQDLRAVQEMLGHASIASTQIYTSLDFQHLAQAYDKAHPRAKAGKA, encoded by the coding sequence ATGAGCCAAGCACCAGCTGATCTTCATCCCTTGGTGCAGGAGTATTTGCACGAGCTGCATGTATTGAGGCAGCTCTCACCTCATACGCTCAAAGCGTATCGCATGGATCTGGGTGAGTTGCAAGCACTGGCAACGGATGATGCCGTTGACTTGCTAAAGGTAACAAATGCTCATGTGCGTCGCTGGGCAGGCCGTTTGCATGCGAAGGGAAAATCATCTCGTACGATTGCAAGAGCGCTGTCTGCATGGCGCGGTTGGTATGACTGGTTAACCGAGAAAGACGCGCGTCGCGATGCCCAAGCAGGCAGGGTGACTGCAAACCTAGTAGCTAATCCAGTCGATGATGTGAAAGCTCCTAAACGTTTGAAGTCTTTACCTAAAGCACTTTCGGTTGAACAGGCACTCTCTTTAGTAAATCAAGCCCTAAAAGAGGCTGAAGAAAAAAAGGATTTAGAGACGATACGTGACGCAGCAATCATTGATTTGCTGTATTCCTCTGGTTTACGACTATCAGAGTTGCTGGGCATTGATGTGATGCAAAGCAAAGATCGTCAACATGAATCTGCTGGCTGGTTGGATTGGGATGCAGCAGAAGTAACGGTTTTGGGTAAGGGTGGCAAGCGCCGCTCAGTCCCAATTGGCGGACCTGCAATGCAATCTCTCAAAGTCTGGCGTACGATCCGTGATCAACTAGAGCAAGCGGATGTATCGATAGCTTTATTTATCTCCGCTACGGGTGCGCGTTTATCCCCTCGGACGGTGCAGGCACGCCTGCGAACTTTGGCAATGAGAGCCGGTCTACCAACCCATGTGCACCCACATATGATGCGCCATAGCTTCGCTAGCCATGTCCTGCAATCGTCCCAAGATTTACGGGCAGTGCAGGAGATGCTGGGGCATGCCAGCATTGCTAGCACCCAGATTTATACCTCTTTAGATTTCCAGCACCTAGCGCAGGCATACGATAAAGCCCATCCTCGCGCAAAGGCTGGCAAAGCCTGA
- the metX gene encoding homoserine O-succinyltransferase MetX yields MSELHLSRNTIHFAEPLPLQSGAILSGYDLVIETYGKLNADKSNAVLVCHALNASHHVAGPNPDDAKDIGWWDNMIGPGKPVDTNHFFVIGVNNLGSCFGSTGPMSINPATSKPYGADFPVITVEDWVNTQARLADKLGIRRFAAVMGGSLGGMQALAWSIQFPKRLAHCLVIASTPKLSAQNIAFNEVARNAILSDPDFHGGNYYEHGVVPKRGLRLARMVGHITYLSDDDMAEKFGRELQRPSGESQDYRFSFDVEFEVESYLRHQGDKFSTYFDANTYLLITRALDYFDPSRRYEGSLNRALAEVQAKFLVVSFSTDWRFPPNRSREIVESLLSNKSEVSYAEIDAPHGHDAFLLDDPRYHNLIRAYFEQMLEAQS; encoded by the coding sequence ATGAGCGAGCTACATCTCTCTAGAAACACTATCCATTTTGCCGAGCCCTTGCCTTTGCAAAGTGGCGCCATCTTATCGGGCTACGATTTAGTTATTGAAACCTACGGCAAGCTCAATGCCGATAAAAGTAATGCCGTGCTGGTTTGTCATGCGCTGAATGCATCACACCACGTGGCTGGACCCAATCCCGATGATGCAAAAGATATCGGCTGGTGGGACAACATGATTGGGCCAGGTAAGCCAGTAGATACAAATCACTTCTTTGTTATCGGCGTTAACAACTTAGGTTCTTGCTTCGGATCCACTGGGCCAATGAGTATCAATCCGGCCACCAGTAAGCCTTATGGCGCAGATTTCCCAGTGATCACGGTGGAAGATTGGGTGAATACTCAGGCGCGTTTAGCTGATAAGTTGGGCATTCGTCGTTTTGCTGCGGTAATGGGTGGAAGCTTGGGTGGTATGCAAGCATTAGCTTGGTCTATCCAGTTCCCAAAACGACTTGCCCATTGCTTGGTCATTGCTTCGACACCAAAACTGAGCGCGCAGAACATTGCATTTAATGAAGTGGCTCGTAATGCCATTTTGTCTGACCCGGATTTTCATGGTGGTAACTACTACGAACATGGCGTAGTGCCAAAGCGCGGCCTCAGACTAGCTCGCATGGTTGGGCACATTACCTACCTGTCAGATGATGACATGGCAGAAAAGTTTGGGCGCGAGTTACAAAGACCTAGCGGTGAATCCCAAGACTACCGCTTCAGCTTTGATGTGGAATTTGAGGTAGAAAGTTATTTGCGCCACCAAGGCGATAAGTTCTCCACTTACTTTGATGCCAATACTTATTTACTGATTACCCGAGCGCTAGATTACTTTGACCCTTCTCGTCGTTATGAGGGTAGCTTGAATCGCGCCCTTGCTGAAGTGCAAGCCAAGTTTTTAGTCGTAAGCTTTTCCACCGATTGGCGTTTCCCGCCTAATCGCAGTCGTGAAATTGTGGAGTCTTTACTCAGCAATAAGAGTGAGGTCAGTTATGCAGAGATTGATGCACCACATGGGCATGATGCTTTCTTATTAGATGATCCGAGATATCACAATCTGATTCGTGCTTATTTTGAACAAATGCTAGAGGCTCAATCATGA
- the slmA gene encoding nucleoid occlusion factor SlmA, producing MRDSLDPSASEIEATVAEEGKTRKRPRPGERRLQILQVLAEMLQNPKGERVTTAALAAKIQVSEAALYRHFASKAQMFEGLISFIEQTVFGLINQINQKEESGLAQARGILQMLLFFAEKNPGMTRVLLGDALLQEDDRLQDRITQVLDRVEASLKQALRIAQTQGGNWANVSQDEVSIRAAMLMSYVLGRWHRFARSGFKKLPTEASDISLRILLSE from the coding sequence ATGCGTGATTCTTTAGACCCTAGTGCATCAGAGATCGAGGCAACAGTTGCTGAAGAGGGTAAGACACGTAAGCGTCCACGCCCTGGCGAGCGCCGTTTGCAAATCTTGCAAGTATTGGCCGAGATGTTGCAAAACCCTAAGGGTGAGCGCGTCACCACTGCGGCATTAGCGGCAAAAATTCAAGTTTCAGAAGCGGCACTCTATCGACATTTCGCCAGTAAGGCGCAGATGTTTGAAGGCTTGATTTCGTTTATTGAACAAACCGTTTTTGGTTTGATTAATCAGATTAATCAAAAAGAAGAATCCGGACTTGCCCAAGCTCGTGGCATTTTGCAGATGCTTTTGTTCTTCGCTGAAAAGAATCCTGGCATGACTCGTGTTCTTCTAGGTGACGCACTCTTGCAGGAAGATGATCGCTTGCAAGACCGTATTACACAGGTGCTTGATCGTGTAGAGGCATCCTTAAAGCAAGCACTGCGCATTGCGCAAACTCAGGGTGGTAACTGGGCAAACGTATCTCAAGATGAAGTTAGTATTCGCGCAGCAATGTTGATGAGTTATGTTTTGGGGCGCTGGCACCGTTTTGCGCGTAGCGGCTTTAAGAAGCTTCCAACCGAAGCATCTGATATTAGTCTTCGTATTCTTCTGTCCGAATGA
- a CDS encoding lipid A biosynthesis acyltransferase, translating into MTWLQNVFNFLALNLLRLFAFLPYTLTIYIGYGLGWLAAHIPNERAKVVKTNLRLCFPNLSEDEIDALALEHWKLFGRSVIERSRIWLGSGKQITDIVTINSAITLGDRKPRLLINPHFVGLEGGFMALSVLASQHDWPRGAGLYQNMKNPFFNQKMIEWRNRFGGKSIERQSRLRDLIREIQTGNFIFIAPDIDLGPRDSVFVPFFGIQTNTITSVSRLARLSGAEVCLMTTTLNPDRKAYTCNISAPLPNFPTDDVEADTARLNKYIEDLVRERPAEYYWVHKRFKHRPPGEPNLYN; encoded by the coding sequence ATGACCTGGTTACAAAACGTTTTTAATTTCCTAGCGCTGAACTTATTGCGTCTTTTTGCCTTTCTACCTTACACCCTCACCATCTATATTGGTTACGGGCTTGGCTGGCTAGCTGCCCATATTCCGAACGAACGTGCCAAGGTCGTAAAAACTAACCTGCGTTTGTGTTTCCCCAATCTGAGCGAAGATGAAATTGATGCACTTGCACTAGAGCACTGGAAGTTATTTGGACGTAGCGTAATTGAGCGAAGTCGTATCTGGCTTGGCAGTGGAAAGCAGATTACTGACATCGTCACCATCAACTCTGCGATTACGCTTGGCGATCGTAAGCCGAGACTCTTAATCAACCCCCACTTCGTAGGACTCGAGGGCGGCTTCATGGCACTCTCCGTTTTAGCAAGTCAGCATGATTGGCCGCGCGGTGCGGGACTCTACCAGAACATGAAGAACCCATTCTTTAATCAAAAGATGATTGAATGGAGAAATCGCTTCGGCGGCAAATCCATTGAGCGTCAAAGTCGCTTACGTGATTTGATTCGGGAAATTCAAACGGGTAACTTTATTTTTATTGCGCCTGACATTGATCTCGGACCACGCGACTCTGTTTTCGTGCCGTTCTTTGGAATTCAAACTAACACGATCACTTCAGTCTCTCGCTTAGCCAGACTGAGTGGCGCAGAAGTCTGTCTCATGACTACAACCTTAAATCCGGATCGCAAAGCGTATACCTGCAACATCAGCGCACCACTTCCCAACTTCCCAACGGATGATGTGGAAGCCGATACTGCACGCCTGAATAAATATATCGAAGACCTTGTTCGAGAAAGGCCAGCGGAGTACTATTGGGTACATAAACGCTTCAAACATCGGCCGCCTGGCGAGCCAAATCTTTACAACTAA